One genomic window of Halobellus limi includes the following:
- a CDS encoding AAA family ATPase: MSRNAFASLSASDLEDRFEAEAYVADDRTVTTVHLALTLGRPLLVEGPPGSGKTELGKVLASAFDTELIRLQCYEGLTAENALYEWNYTKQLLAVQADEGTVAGASAVSEASEPGVDEPSPDGTTRNRSVFDEEYLLERPLLRALTAGGDTPPVLLVDEIDRADEEFEAFLLELLSDFQVSIPEFGTVSADRPPIVVLTSNRTRGLSDALKRRCLYLHVEPPDFEDEYEIVRRKVPELDAAVAAEVCAVVGRLREEAFLKQPGVAETLDWARAVAQLRHDDADRPLSAEEIERTLGCLLKEAEDFDRIDTELLEQLRTAAEKAEERVEA, encoded by the coding sequence CACCTCGCGCTGACGCTCGGCCGGCCGCTGCTCGTCGAGGGGCCGCCGGGGAGCGGGAAGACCGAACTCGGCAAGGTCCTCGCGAGCGCGTTCGACACGGAACTCATCCGACTGCAGTGTTACGAGGGGCTGACCGCCGAGAACGCGCTCTACGAGTGGAACTACACGAAGCAGCTACTCGCGGTGCAGGCCGACGAGGGGACGGTCGCGGGCGCGTCGGCCGTCTCCGAGGCGTCGGAACCGGGCGTCGACGAGCCGTCCCCGGACGGGACGACGCGGAACCGCTCGGTCTTCGACGAGGAGTACCTCCTCGAACGGCCGCTCCTTCGGGCCCTCACTGCCGGCGGCGACACGCCGCCGGTGCTGCTGGTCGACGAGATCGACCGCGCGGACGAGGAGTTCGAGGCCTTTCTCCTGGAGCTGCTCTCGGACTTTCAGGTGTCGATTCCGGAGTTCGGCACCGTCAGCGCCGACCGGCCCCCGATCGTCGTGCTCACGTCGAACCGCACGCGGGGGCTGTCGGACGCGCTGAAGCGACGGTGTCTGTACCTGCACGTCGAGCCCCCCGACTTCGAGGACGAGTACGAGATCGTCCGCCGGAAGGTGCCGGAGCTCGACGCGGCCGTCGCCGCCGAGGTGTGCGCCGTCGTCGGCCGCCTCCGCGAGGAGGCGTTTCTCAAACAGCCGGGCGTCGCCGAGACGCTCGATTGGGCCCGAGCCGTGGCACAACTGCGACACGACGACGCGGACCGACCGCTCTCCGCCGAGGAGATCGAGCGGACGCTCGGGTGTCTGCTCAAGGAGGCCGAGGACTTCGACCGGATCGACACGGAGCTGCTCGAACAGCTACGAACGGCCGCAGAGAAAGCCGAAGAACGTGTCGAAGCCTGA
- a CDS encoding VWA domain-containing protein, which yields MNANAGCDTESDAGCDTESDAGCDTESDAGCDTEASATNDSVAPDGAGGVGAGDSIPPSDSTPDGVPDFPAARRHVLIELLRLVANLRSENVTVPPSDTMAAARALSVVGLDDRDRVEDALRATLLSDPVDADAFESAFPTFWHRLRSGLSAVATDHDGPTAGEDGEGDERAATEANGSETDGTESGTLADAEPPDVDGSADEDGRVDVRIPTERRHATGDRPESTGESDARRYSAVGGRERVDVDTAPLTRGEVAAIDRFVDALATVPGRRRERSAAGDQVEARRALRASLATGGAPMELPLSRPTPSELRCCLLVDVSGSVLDTIDRSVLLAFADRLHDSARDAGVFLFDTDLVDVTEQFDRGDGDPAAALREAEVEWGGGTKIGGAFATLRREHPYAVDRRTVVVVVSDGLDVGDPDVLADGVTWLADRAGAVVWLNPLAVSPAFEPRSRGMSTAVPYVDALFGFAEPADLAEAARQLEQRGLGGTVGYEHDSRRSPRSADGDGGDRS from the coding sequence ATGAACGCGAACGCGGGGTGTGACACGGAGTCGGACGCGGGGTGTGACACGGAGTCGGACGCGGGGTGTGACACGGAGTCGGACGCGGGGTGTGACACGGAGGCGAGCGCGACGAACGACTCCGTAGCGCCAGACGGGGCAGGCGGCGTCGGCGCCGGTGACTCGATCCCTCCCAGCGACTCGACTCCCGACGGCGTTCCGGACTTCCCGGCGGCGCGGCGGCACGTCCTGATCGAACTGCTCAGGCTCGTCGCGAACCTCCGGAGCGAGAACGTCACCGTCCCCCCCAGCGACACGATGGCGGCCGCGCGGGCGCTCTCGGTGGTCGGCCTCGACGACCGCGACCGCGTCGAGGACGCGCTGCGGGCGACACTGCTCTCCGATCCGGTCGACGCGGACGCCTTCGAGTCCGCGTTCCCGACGTTCTGGCACCGGCTCCGGTCGGGACTGAGCGCCGTCGCGACCGATCACGACGGGCCGACGGCCGGCGAGGACGGAGAGGGGGACGAACGGGCGGCGACGGAGGCAAACGGCTCCGAGACCGACGGCACAGAATCCGGAACGCTGGCGGACGCGGAACCCCCCGACGTCGACGGATCAGCCGACGAGGACGGACGCGTGGACGTCCGGATTCCGACGGAGCGCCGTCACGCGACGGGCGACAGGCCGGAGTCGACAGGCGAGAGCGACGCGCGGCGGTACAGCGCCGTCGGCGGACGCGAACGCGTCGACGTCGACACGGCGCCGTTGACGCGGGGCGAGGTTGCCGCCATCGACCGCTTCGTCGACGCGCTGGCGACGGTTCCCGGTCGTCGCCGGGAGCGATCGGCCGCCGGCGATCAGGTCGAGGCCAGGCGGGCGCTGCGGGCGAGTCTGGCGACCGGCGGCGCGCCGATGGAGCTCCCGCTTTCGCGACCGACGCCGAGCGAGCTGCGGTGCTGTCTGCTCGTCGACGTGAGCGGGTCCGTCCTCGATACGATCGACCGGAGCGTCCTCCTGGCCTTCGCAGACCGGTTGCACGACAGCGCCCGCGACGCCGGCGTGTTCCTCTTCGATACGGACCTCGTCGACGTCACCGAGCAGTTCGATCGGGGCGACGGCGACCCGGCGGCGGCGCTGCGAGAGGCTGAGGTCGAGTGGGGCGGCGGGACGAAGATCGGCGGGGCGTTCGCGACGCTCCGGCGGGAGCACCCCTACGCGGTCGACCGGCGGACGGTCGTCGTGGTCGTCAGCGACGGTCTCGACGTCGGCGACCCGGACGTGCTAGCCGACGGCGTCACGTGGCTGGCCGACCGCGCCGGTGCGGTCGTCTGGCTCAACCCGCTGGCGGTCTCGCCGGCGTTCGAACCGCGGTCCCGCGGGATGTCGACGGCCGTCCCGTACGTCGACGCCCTGTTCGGGTTCGCCGAGCCGGCCGACCTCGCGGAGGCGGCCCGGCAGCTCGAACAGCGCGGACTGGGAGGGACCGTCGGCTACGAGCACGATTCGCGCCGGTCCCCGCGCTCGGCCGACGGGGACGGAGGTGATCGGTCGTGA
- a CDS encoding Rossmann-like domain-containing protein yields MNGLLDAVRERLEPHVTDETSVERVTVGDAAILVELTDGESTAAGLAHRPPGDRPAATDWTVETLLDGVAADGTGRDSEVREARTARAIGIAAMNALSTPLVDWRAGDSMALLADDVGRIVTVGLFGPAFRKFDDVAVNVIEREAIEDVPDPDGVKVEAFTPEETDAAMAGAEVVFVTGSAFVYGGVESYLDAAPTSATVVVIGATASFLPGPLFEAGADVVAGATVSDAVGVRAALRRGDCGTDLHDAGLTKVYVARATPSGIRLDASGGTGSSNG; encoded by the coding sequence GTGAACGGGCTCCTCGACGCGGTTCGAGAACGTCTGGAACCCCACGTCACCGACGAGACGAGCGTCGAGCGGGTCACCGTGGGCGACGCGGCGATCCTCGTGGAACTGACTGACGGCGAGTCGACGGCGGCCGGCCTGGCACACCGCCCGCCCGGCGATCGACCGGCGGCGACCGACTGGACCGTCGAAACGCTGCTCGACGGCGTGGCAGCGGACGGCACGGGGAGAGACTCGGAGGTCCGGGAGGCCCGAACCGCGCGGGCGATCGGCATCGCGGCGATGAACGCGCTCTCGACCCCGCTCGTCGACTGGCGAGCCGGCGACTCGATGGCGCTTCTGGCGGACGACGTCGGCCGAATCGTGACCGTGGGACTGTTCGGTCCCGCGTTCCGGAAGTTCGACGACGTGGCGGTGAACGTGATCGAACGCGAGGCGATCGAGGACGTTCCCGATCCCGACGGCGTGAAAGTCGAGGCGTTCACCCCCGAGGAAACCGACGCCGCGATGGCCGGCGCGGAGGTCGTCTTCGTGACCGGCTCGGCGTTCGTCTACGGGGGCGTCGAGTCGTACCTCGACGCCGCACCGACGTCTGCGACCGTCGTCGTCATCGGTGCCACGGCGTCGTTCCTCCCCGGTCCCCTGTTCGAGGCGGGCGCGGACGTCGTCGCCGGGGCGACGGTTTCCGACGCTGTAGGGGTCAGAGCGGCGCTGCGGCGGGGCGACTGCGGGACCGACCTGCACGACGCGGGACTGACGAAGGTGTACGTCGCCCGGGCGACGCCTTCTGGGATTCGACTCGACGCGAGCGGCGGGACCGGGAGTTCCAACGGATGA
- a CDS encoding XdhC family protein, which produces MTQSNWSVPETEVVQQIRDRLDGDGIDVLATIVDVEGNAYRRPGAKMLLDEGGAGVGSITAGCLEDELLSVGDRVRETGEPELVTYDLMNDDGEDVWGLGVGCNGVIEVLLEPLTETYRSAVEAFFGGRDVAVVTVLDSGGRFEQGDRVYYYPDTGSLVSPDGTDASGWPVESLADPAGELAARGKAGTVSLPDGGDELTVFVDGLAAPDELVVFGTGHDVRPVTEFATKNDFRVTVVGFRGAVDLAERFPEADRIVTTSPAAVGEDLELDDRTYAVVMTHNFVDDQLTVESLLDAGVPYVGVMGPRERFERMLEAFEADGRKFGEAELSTVYTPVGLDLGGGSPFQIAHSIVAEVLAVSNGRTPRHLKSREEPIHERVDVESDADPPAQ; this is translated from the coding sequence ATGACACAGAGCAACTGGAGCGTGCCCGAGACGGAAGTCGTACAGCAGATACGTGACCGACTCGACGGCGATGGGATCGACGTCCTGGCGACGATCGTCGACGTCGAGGGGAACGCCTACCGCCGACCGGGGGCGAAGATGCTCCTCGACGAGGGCGGGGCCGGCGTCGGCAGCATCACCGCCGGCTGTCTCGAAGACGAACTGCTCTCGGTCGGCGACCGAGTCCGGGAAACGGGCGAGCCGGAACTGGTCACCTACGACCTGATGAACGACGACGGCGAGGACGTCTGGGGCCTCGGCGTCGGCTGCAACGGCGTCATCGAGGTCCTGCTCGAACCCCTGACCGAGACCTACCGCTCCGCGGTCGAGGCGTTCTTCGGCGGGCGCGACGTGGCCGTCGTCACCGTCCTCGATTCGGGCGGACGGTTCGAGCAGGGCGACCGCGTCTACTACTACCCCGACACGGGATCGCTGGTCTCGCCCGACGGCACCGACGCGAGCGGGTGGCCGGTCGAGTCGCTGGCGGACCCCGCGGGCGAACTCGCCGCGCGGGGGAAGGCGGGGACCGTTTCGCTGCCGGACGGGGGCGACGAACTGACGGTCTTCGTCGACGGACTCGCCGCGCCGGACGAGTTGGTGGTCTTCGGAACCGGACACGACGTGCGGCCGGTCACGGAGTTCGCGACGAAGAACGACTTCCGCGTGACCGTCGTGGGCTTCCGCGGCGCGGTCGACCTCGCCGAGCGCTTCCCCGAGGCGGATCGGATCGTCACCACGTCGCCGGCGGCCGTGGGCGAGGACCTCGAACTCGACGACCGGACGTACGCGGTCGTGATGACGCACAACTTCGTCGACGACCAGTTGACCGTCGAGTCGCTGCTGGACGCCGGCGTCCCGTACGTCGGCGTGATGGGTCCCCGCGAACGCTTCGAGCGGATGCTGGAGGCGTTCGAAGCGGACGGACGGAAGTTCGGGGAAGCGGAGCTATCGACGGTGTACACCCCCGTCGGACTCGACCTCGGCGGCGGGTCGCCGTTCCAGATCGCCCACAGCATCGTCGCGGAGGTGCTCGCGGTCTCGAACGGGCGAACGCCGCGTCACCTCAAGAGCCGCGAGGAGCCGATCCACGAGCGCGTCGACGTCGAGTCCGACGCGGACCCACCCGCGCAGTAG
- a CDS encoding phosphoadenosine phosphosulfate reductase family protein, protein MSDEFPDYLDVDYTDGEGETPEDYPTIQDKIEKAIEVTKRGLEQYENPAVMWTGGKDSTLTLYFIKEVAEKYDLETPPAVFIDHYQHFDEIHDFVDHWAEEWDLEVIYARNEDVGAYVEEHDLEPGDDIPVSELSEHNQHHVRDLLEYEDDTFPFLLDTYVGNHLLKTVALNDALETYDVDGVISGVRWDEQEARADETFFSPRHDPDIYPPHDRIQPILQFDEASVWEAFWNFVVPDTVEGYPEDGYVPESAEDLPNGLTMADIPVSPKYFAGFRSLGSEVSTDKTTEEPAWLQDMANTTERAGRAQDKEDLMERLRDLGYM, encoded by the coding sequence ATGTCAGACGAGTTCCCCGACTACCTCGACGTCGACTACACCGACGGCGAGGGCGAGACGCCCGAGGACTATCCGACGATTCAGGACAAGATCGAGAAGGCGATCGAGGTCACGAAGCGCGGCCTCGAACAGTACGAGAACCCCGCCGTGATGTGGACCGGGGGCAAGGACTCGACGCTTACCCTCTATTTCATCAAGGAGGTCGCCGAGAAGTACGACCTCGAAACTCCGCCCGCGGTCTTCATCGACCACTACCAGCACTTCGACGAGATCCACGACTTCGTCGACCACTGGGCCGAGGAGTGGGACCTCGAAGTTATCTACGCCCGCAACGAGGACGTCGGCGCGTACGTCGAAGAGCACGACCTCGAACCCGGCGACGACATCCCGGTCTCGGAGCTCTCCGAGCACAACCAGCACCACGTCCGCGACCTGCTGGAGTACGAGGACGACACCTTCCCGTTCCTGCTGGACACCTACGTCGGCAACCACCTGCTGAAGACGGTGGCGCTCAACGACGCGCTCGAGACGTACGACGTCGACGGCGTCATCTCGGGCGTGCGCTGGGACGAGCAGGAGGCCCGCGCCGACGAGACGTTCTTCTCCCCCCGGCACGACCCCGACATCTACCCGCCGCACGACCGCATTCAGCCCATCCTCCAGTTCGACGAGGCCTCCGTCTGGGAGGCGTTCTGGAACTTCGTGGTTCCGGACACCGTCGAGGGCTACCCCGAGGACGGCTACGTCCCCGAGAGCGCCGAAGACCTGCCGAACGGCCTCACGATGGCGGACATCCCGGTCTCGCCGAAGTACTTCGCGGGCTTCCGCTCGCTCGGCAGCGAAGTGTCGACGGACAAGACGACCGAGGAACCCGCCTGGCTGCAGGATATGGCCAACACGACCGAGCGCGCGGGCCGCGCCCAGGACAAAGAGGACCTGATGGAGCGCCTGCGCGACCTCGGCTATATGTAA
- a CDS encoding NAD-dependent epimerase/dehydratase family protein, producing MAAQNVLVTGPYGEAGEAILNHLAEKDRYEFTYLNRSDHPDYETHVADIADYEAIRPAFDGQDAVIHLAAQSDAGADFEDIIEPNIVGTYNVLKAIEDAGVETLIYASSQRVMGLYEEDHAPELYEEDYPSEYDPLRLTHETLPKPDGYYGASKVFGEHICRTHARRDGAPEQVYSLRISSVRTEEYDHPYGDAERGVDRGEEHRVDEDEVWDQSQTGSWERGSEEYEEMVKRLKASWTSQRDFAHLLECCLEDDDVTYDTFYAVSGNDARWFDIEHAQAVLGYEPRDNAAEWDSPPE from the coding sequence ATGGCAGCTCAAAACGTTCTTGTGACGGGTCCGTACGGCGAGGCAGGCGAGGCGATCCTCAACCACCTGGCCGAGAAGGATCGGTACGAGTTCACGTATCTCAACCGAAGCGATCACCCCGACTACGAGACGCACGTCGCGGACATCGCCGATTACGAGGCGATCCGACCGGCGTTCGACGGGCAGGACGCGGTCATCCACCTGGCCGCACAGTCCGACGCGGGCGCGGACTTCGAGGACATCATCGAGCCGAACATCGTCGGGACGTACAACGTCCTGAAGGCGATAGAAGACGCCGGCGTGGAGACGCTGATCTACGCGTCCTCACAGCGCGTGATGGGACTCTACGAGGAGGACCACGCCCCGGAGCTCTACGAGGAGGACTACCCCTCAGAGTACGACCCGCTTCGGCTCACCCACGAGACGCTCCCGAAACCGGACGGCTACTACGGCGCCTCGAAGGTGTTCGGCGAGCACATCTGTCGAACGCACGCCCGTCGCGACGGCGCGCCGGAGCAGGTGTACTCCCTCCGGATTTCGAGCGTCAGAACCGAGGAATACGACCACCCCTACGGCGACGCCGAGCGCGGGGTCGACCGGGGAGAGGAACACCGAGTGGACGAGGACGAGGTGTGGGACCAGTCACAGACCGGCTCCTGGGAACGCGGCAGCGAGGAGTACGAGGAGATGGTCAAGCGCCTGAAGGCGTCGTGGACCTCCCAGCGCGACTTCGCGCACCTGCTCGAGTGCTGTCTGGAAGACGACGACGTCACCTACGACACGTTCTACGCGGTCAGCGGGAACGACGCGCGGTGGTTCGACATCGAGCACGCGCAGGCCGTCCTCGGCTACGAACCGCGTGACAACGCCGCCGAGTGGGACAGCCCGCCGGAGTAG
- a CDS encoding IclR family transcriptional regulator, with the protein MTEPDESGARGLQSVERSFDIIEYLGQEDGATLSEAADDLGLAVSTAHIHLTTLVETGYVVKDDDVYRCSFEFLGTGGERRDGLALYQAAKPELDELQAETGEHTNVTVEERGYSVQLYKSESPHSIDDDASLGDHFYLHLTATGKAILAELSDERVAELLDRRGMPALTDDTITDEDVLYDELETIRERGYSINNGEHFPGVCAIGTAIASEPDGAIGAISISGPRSRITRERIEEELAPALLNKKNIIELKIRQFE; encoded by the coding sequence ATGACCGAACCGGACGAATCGGGCGCACGCGGGCTGCAGAGCGTCGAGAGATCTTTTGACATTATTGAATATTTAGGACAGGAGGACGGCGCGACGCTCTCGGAGGCGGCCGACGACCTGGGACTGGCGGTGAGCACGGCACACATCCACCTCACGACCCTCGTCGAGACGGGCTACGTGGTGAAAGACGACGATGTCTACCGCTGCAGCTTCGAGTTCCTGGGGACGGGCGGGGAACGTCGCGACGGCCTGGCGCTCTATCAGGCGGCCAAGCCCGAACTCGACGAACTGCAGGCCGAGACCGGCGAACACACCAACGTCACCGTCGAGGAGCGGGGGTACTCGGTTCAGCTGTACAAATCCGAGAGTCCCCACTCCATCGACGACGATGCCTCGCTCGGCGATCACTTCTACCTCCACCTGACGGCGACCGGCAAGGCGATCCTCGCGGAGCTGTCCGACGAGCGGGTCGCGGAACTCCTCGATCGGCGCGGGATGCCGGCGCTGACCGACGACACGATCACCGACGAGGACGTCCTCTACGACGAACTGGAGACGATTCGGGAGCGGGGGTACTCGATCAACAACGGCGAGCACTTCCCGGGGGTGTGCGCCATCGGGACCGCCATCGCCTCCGAACCCGACGGGGCGATCGGGGCGATCTCCATCAGCGGTCCGCGGAGCCGCATCACCAGAGAGCGCATCGAGGAGGAACTCGCCCCCGCGCTGCTCAACAAGAAGAACATCATCGAGCTGAAGATACGCCAGTTCGAGTAG
- a CDS encoding 4-carboxy-4-hydroxy-2-oxoadipate aldolase/oxaloacetate decarboxylase has protein sequence MHTIEHDVERPDRETVEAFEGIPSTIVSDVTGNVGLTMDAGMRPAYEGVEMAGTAITVKAAPGDNLIIHKAITMAEPGDVLVVDCNGYTDTGHIGELMCESCKANDLAGLVIDGGYRDSREIAEMEFPVYGRGVNPQGPLKQDPGSVNVTVSCGGVSVDPGDIVVGDDDGLAVIPGDGAERVLDLAHEKLESEDETREAIRDGTYLFELNGYDELFENLEVVGPEDSIQ, from the coding sequence ATGCACACGATCGAGCACGACGTGGAGCGACCGGACCGCGAGACCGTCGAGGCCTTCGAGGGGATTCCGAGCACCATCGTCTCCGACGTGACCGGGAACGTCGGCCTCACGATGGACGCCGGGATGCGACCCGCCTACGAGGGCGTCGAGATGGCCGGGACCGCGATCACGGTCAAGGCCGCCCCCGGCGACAACCTCATCATCCACAAGGCGATCACGATGGCCGAACCCGGCGACGTGCTCGTCGTCGACTGCAACGGCTACACCGACACCGGACACATCGGAGAGCTGATGTGTGAGTCCTGCAAGGCCAACGACCTCGCGGGCCTCGTCATCGACGGCGGGTACCGCGACAGCCGCGAGATCGCCGAGATGGAGTTCCCCGTCTACGGCCGCGGCGTGAACCCCCAGGGCCCGCTCAAGCAGGACCCCGGATCGGTGAACGTCACCGTCTCCTGTGGGGGCGTGAGCGTCGATCCCGGCGACATCGTCGTCGGCGACGACGACGGTCTCGCTGTCATTCCCGGCGACGGTGCTGAGAGAGTCCTCGATCTCGCACACGAGAAACTCGAATCCGAGGACGAGACCCGCGAGGCGATCCGGGACGGCACGTACCTCTTCGAGCTCAACGGCTACGACGAACTGTTCGAGAACCTGGAGGTCGTCGGCCCCGAGGACTCGATTCAGTAG
- a CDS encoding 2-hydroxyacid dehydrogenase, with amino-acid sequence MTDTPTVYVTREIPEAGLERLRERYEVAVWEEKLPPTKAHVVSRLAELDAEGLVCLLSDTVDAEVLDASPDLSVVSTFSVGYDHVDLEAAAERDVAVGHTPGVLTETTADLAWALLTACARRTVEGHAYVEADEWETWGPTLLTGPDIHGATLGIVGLGNIGTATARRAAGFEMDVRYSGRSRKPDREAELAAAGVEATYVERDELLAESDFLSLHVPLVEATEGLIGEEELRRMSEDAVLVNTSRGGVVDTDALDTALEEGWITRAGVDVTDPEPLPGDHPLLRHAPERLVVTPHIGSASIGTRDRMAEMAAACIEAGIEGEPLPHSALEDAGVE; translated from the coding sequence ATGACCGACACGCCGACCGTCTACGTGACCCGCGAGATACCCGAAGCGGGGCTGGAACGACTCCGGGAGCGATACGAGGTGGCCGTCTGGGAGGAGAAACTCCCGCCGACGAAAGCGCACGTCGTCTCGCGCCTCGCGGAACTGGACGCGGAGGGGCTCGTCTGTCTGCTCTCCGACACGGTCGACGCGGAGGTGCTGGACGCCTCTCCCGACCTCTCGGTCGTCAGCACCTTCTCGGTCGGATACGACCACGTCGACCTGGAGGCGGCCGCCGAGCGCGACGTCGCCGTCGGCCACACGCCCGGCGTGCTGACCGAGACGACCGCCGACCTCGCCTGGGCGCTGCTGACCGCCTGTGCGCGTCGGACCGTCGAGGGTCACGCGTACGTCGAGGCCGACGAGTGGGAGACCTGGGGACCGACCCTCCTGACGGGGCCGGACATTCACGGCGCGACGCTCGGAATCGTCGGTCTCGGAAACATCGGCACGGCCACCGCCCGACGCGCTGCGGGATTCGAGATGGACGTGCGCTACAGCGGCCGATCGCGAAAGCCCGACCGGGAGGCCGAACTCGCGGCGGCCGGCGTCGAAGCGACGTACGTCGAGCGCGACGAACTGCTCGCCGAGAGCGACTTCCTCTCCCTGCACGTGCCTCTCGTCGAGGCGACCGAGGGCCTCATCGGCGAAGAAGAACTGCGGCGGATGTCCGAGGACGCGGTGCTCGTCAACACGAGTCGGGGCGGCGTCGTCGACACCGACGCGCTCGACACGGCGCTCGAAGAGGGGTGGATCACCCGCGCCGGAGTGGACGTCACCGATCCGGAGCCGCTCCCCGGCGATCATCCGCTCCTCCGACACGCGCCCGAGCGGCTCGTCGTGACGCCGCACATCGGGAGCGCGAGCATCGGGACTCGCGACCGGATGGCCGAGATGGCCGCCGCGTGCATCGAGGCCGGGATCGAGGGCGAACCCCTGCCGCACTCGGCGCTGGAAGACGCCGGAGTGGAGTGA
- a CDS encoding glycerate kinase type-2 family protein produces the protein MTETGDRSGSTPTDIARAAARAGIEAAHPEAVLQEALAVDGNRLRIGGRRYDLADYDEVLVLGGGNAAGTVASHLADRLGSALTGGLVVTDDPSPAGPVETVTGTHPVPSEANVEGARRLVERAAAADEHTLVLAPVTGGGSALLAAPVDGVSLADLRELTEALLRSGAPIDRINAVRKHVSAVKGGQLARTAAPATTVGLVFSDVASDDPSVVASGPLSPDPTTYDDALDVLAEYGVDAPASVLDHLRAGADGDVPETPGSDDAAFESASVHVVADNRTAVSAAREVCREAGFETLVLSSSVRGEAREAAKTHAAVAEEIRRSGNPLEPPAAVLSGGETTVTIRGDGTGGPNQEFALSAALELGEPAVLCAVDTDGLDGPTDAAGAVVDERTVEDPRRARSLLADNDVYDYLDERGALVRTGQTGTNVNDLRVLLVAE, from the coding sequence ATGACCGAAACAGGCGATCGATCCGGTTCGACCCCCACCGACATCGCACGGGCCGCCGCGCGCGCCGGCATCGAGGCGGCACACCCGGAAGCCGTGCTGCAGGAGGCGCTCGCCGTCGACGGGAATCGGCTTCGGATCGGCGGTCGGCGCTACGACCTCGCCGACTACGACGAGGTCCTCGTGCTCGGCGGCGGCAACGCCGCCGGGACGGTCGCGAGCCACCTCGCGGACCGGTTGGGTTCCGCCCTCACCGGCGGTCTCGTCGTCACCGACGACCCGTCCCCCGCGGGCCCGGTCGAGACCGTAACCGGGACCCATCCCGTTCCGAGCGAGGCGAACGTCGAGGGGGCGCGTCGCCTCGTCGAGCGCGCTGCCGCGGCAGACGAGCACACGCTCGTCCTGGCCCCGGTGACCGGCGGCGGCAGCGCGCTCCTGGCGGCTCCCGTCGACGGCGTGTCGCTCGCGGACCTCCGAGAACTCACCGAGGCACTCCTCCGCTCGGGCGCGCCGATCGACCGGATCAACGCGGTCAGAAAGCACGTCTCGGCCGTGAAGGGCGGTCAATTGGCCCGCACGGCCGCCCCGGCGACGACGGTCGGACTCGTCTTCAGCGACGTCGCCTCCGACGACCCCTCGGTCGTCGCCAGCGGGCCGCTCTCGCCCGACCCGACCACCTACGACGACGCGCTGGACGTCCTCGCGGAGTACGGCGTCGACGCGCCCGCGTCCGTCCTCGATCACCTCCGCGCCGGTGCGGACGGCGACGTGCCCGAGACCCCCGGGAGCGACGACGCCGCGTTCGAGTCCGCGTCGGTCCACGTCGTCGCCGACAACCGCACCGCGGTTTCGGCCGCGCGCGAGGTCTGTCGGGAGGCGGGCTTCGAGACGCTCGTGCTCTCCTCGTCGGTCAGGGGCGAGGCGCGCGAGGCGGCGAAGACGCACGCCGCCGTCGCCGAGGAGATCCGCCGGAGCGGCAATCCGCTCGAACCGCCCGCGGCCGTCCTCTCGGGCGGGGAGACGACCGTCACGATCCGGGGCGACGGGACCGGCGGGCCGAACCAGGAGTTCGCGCTCAGCGCGGCGCTCGAACTGGGGGAGCCGGCCGTCTTGTGCGCCGTCGACACGGACGGTCTCGACGGGCCCACCGACGCCGCCGGGGCCGTGGTCGACGAGCGGACCGTCGAGGACCCGCGCCGCGCCCGGTCGCTCCTGGCCGACAACGACGTCTACGACTACCTCGACGAACGCGGCGCGCTCGTGCGCACCGGTCAGACCGGCACCAACGTCAACGACCTCCGCGTGTTGCTCGTCGCGGAGTGA